In the genome of Bradyrhizobium sp. CIAT3101, one region contains:
- the istB gene encoding IS21-like element helper ATPase IstB, giving the protein MLTHPTLDLLTQLGLTGMAEAFKSLADNEEVHGLAHAEWLALLLDHEATWRNNRRLALRLRKAKLRHHAVPEDIDYRAPRGLDRRLFDMLLKGDWIKNHENCAIVGPTGVGKSWLGCALGHKACRDNHSVLYTRLPRLFEELDLARGDGRLTSRMRSIAAVELLILDDWGLQAIDANARHHLLEILEERYGRRSTLVTSQLPIAKWHELINDPTYADAILDRLLHNAHRLELNGESMRRPPVLPRP; this is encoded by the coding sequence ATGCTGACACACCCCACACTCGACTTGCTCACCCAGCTCGGCCTTACCGGCATGGCCGAGGCCTTTAAGAGCCTCGCCGACAACGAGGAGGTCCATGGCCTCGCTCACGCCGAATGGTTGGCGTTGCTGCTGGACCATGAAGCGACCTGGCGTAACAACCGGCGCCTGGCACTTCGCCTTCGTAAGGCAAAGCTGCGTCATCATGCCGTGCCCGAGGATATCGACTACCGCGCACCCCGTGGGCTCGACCGCCGCTTGTTCGACATGCTGCTCAAGGGAGACTGGATCAAGAACCACGAGAATTGCGCCATTGTCGGGCCGACCGGCGTCGGGAAAAGCTGGCTTGGCTGTGCGCTTGGTCACAAGGCCTGCCGGGACAACCACTCTGTACTTTACACCCGGCTGCCGCGGTTGTTCGAAGAACTGGACCTTGCCCGGGGCGACGGACGACTCACTTCGCGGATGAGGAGCATCGCCGCGGTCGAGCTCCTGATTTTGGACGATTGGGGCCTCCAGGCCATCGACGCCAATGCCAGGCACCATCTGCTCGAAATCCTTGAGGAACGCTACGGCCGTCGATCAACACTCGTCACCAGCCAGCTTCCAATTGCCAAATGGCATGAGCTCATAAATGACCCGACTTACGCTGATGCCATACTTGATCGCCTGCTTCACAATGCTCACAGGCTCGAACTGAACGGTGAATCCATGCGTCGACCGCCTGTCCTTCCTCGGCCTTGA